The Coleofasciculus sp. FACHB-T130 genomic sequence CCCAAAATTATTGACGGTGTTGATTTCCTAGCTACCGATTTAGGCTTGGCTATTACCGAGAGACATTTTAAGGAGCAGCATGATATTTTTACTGATTGAGAAACACAAGAGGGATTAAGGGAAAAGCCATAACCATGCAAAAGTGGTGACACTATGCTAACGGTAACGATTGAGGAAATTCAGCGAGATATTGCAACTTACGTTCACCAAGTCGAAGCAGGTGAGACTCTTATTGTCATGGAAGCAGGAAAGCCAGTTGCTGAAATTAGACCGATTTCGCCAACCGTTAAGCAACTTCGACCTTTTGCTTTGTGTGCTGGAGAGTTCACCGTACCAGATGATTTTGACACTCCTTTACCAAAAGACATTCTGACTGCATTTGAGGGTACATGAAACTACTGTTTGATACCCATGTGTTTCTTTTGTTCATCAGTGGCGATTGTCGATTATCAAATGACCGCAAGGCAGTATCTGCGATCCAGACAATGAGGTATATCTGAGTGTTGTCTCAGTGTGGGAAGCAATTATCAAGTATTAATTAGGCAAGCTACCACTGCCAGAGTCTCCCGGAACTTATCTACCCGAATAGCGCGATCGCATAGCGTGCTGTAAGCATTCGCCATCTCATCGCCAGTCTTCATCCAGAGAAAAATAGTGTTGCTCAACTTGCAAAACTAACCCAAAGTTTTTTTAAGATTTCAAGTAGTGATTGCTATTCTGCATCTATCGCGGGGAATAATAGTATTTAAGTAGATGACGCTATGTTTTTCTTTAGGCAATGAGGAATCAGTTTTAGTAGCAGCGATGAAACTTCGAGAAGCTAGGTCACTAAGGCTTGTGGATATGGAAATGACGATTGGACGATAGTGGTTAATAATTCAACCGTTGAGGGTGAGTGAAGATTTTACAGCTTCATTCTTTGCCTGCTGATTAAGCAGCTCGGTCACAGTTTCATCTGAAAGTTCAGGAGATTCCATAAGCGCGAAGCGTGAAAATTACTGAACTCTTGAACACCTTGTTAAGCAGTAATTATACGGAAGGTTTGGGGAGCAGCAAACTAGCTTCCTGAAACACTTTGCTCTTGAAAGCTAGATTTTACTTCAACTCTAACGCCCTGAATTGGAGCAGAACATGATTCAAACTACAGATACAGCTAAGTTTTCGACGACTGACCTAAATCGCTTTGCTGAAGAACTCAATCGAGATGGAATTTGTGTGATTCGGGGTCTGTTTGACAGAAGATTAATCGAAGAGTGGGGAGACGCTTTTAATGAATTATTCCAAAAGCGCCAAAATCAACCGGGTGGTCTGGCACCTCGCGAACAAGCCCGCTTCTATCTAACCTTCCCCTGGGTTGCTCCCTTTGCCAATGTAGATGTGTTTGCGAATCCAGTCATTTTGGGGATTCTCAATCGCGTATTCTACCAAGAATATAAGATGGTGCAATTGGGGGCTGATATTCCAGTACAGGGTTCGGATTACCAAGAAATTCACCGGGACTTTCGCCCACTTTTCTCAGATCAGATAGTAACGCCACTCTATGCGCTGGCGGTTAACTTTCCGCTGGTAGAAGTAACGGCGGACAATGGGCCGTTTCAAATGGCGCGGGGGACTCATGTCTTACCTCGTGAGGAAGGGTTAGTGAAAGTGGCTGCTGGCGAAATTCCGATGGAATCCTTTTATATGCAGCCGGGTGATGTGATGATTCGGTCGCCGCTGGCGCTGCATCGAGGCTCACCCAACCGGACAAACACACCGAGACCGATGGTTGTGATGGGCTATGTGATGCATTGGCTGCATACCGCGAAAGTGGACTTGACTGTGCAACGAGACTATTATGAAAGTCTGCCAGAGGAAATAAGGGAATTACTGCGGTGCCAGGTGGTGGAGCAGTTGCCAGAGAACAAAGTTGAAACCTACGTGAATTTCAAGTATTAGGACGATAATGTCTCAATTTGAGCCGACGCCTGAAGAATTCCCTAGCAAGCGCACCTATACCAATCCGGTGTACAACGGCTATTTTGCCGATCCGTTTGTTTGGGAACACGAGGGAGTATATTACGCAATCGGCACGGGTGCAGCAGAAGCAGAGGGAGAGGTGGACGAAATCGGCAAACAGCGCGTCTTTCCCCTCTTGCGTTCTGAGGACTTTGTAAGCTGGGAGTTTGCGGGTAATGCACTGCTGCGCCCAGACGCTGCTTTGGGAGATAACTATTGGGCACCCGAAGTTGCTTATTGCGATCGCAAGTTCTATCTCTACTACTCCGTAGGACACGAAGACAAGCGGCATCAGTTACGGGTTGCAACGAGCGATCGCCCGTTGGGACCTTATCAAGACATCGGTGAACCCCTCATAGACCCTGAATCGTGTTCTTTCGCCATCGATCCTCATGCCTTTCGGGATGACGATGGGCAATGGTATCTGTTCTACGCCCGCGATTTCTTGGATACAGAAGGCGGAGTAAGGGCTGGAACGGCGCTGATGGTAGACCGATTGATAGGGATGACAAAACTGGCTGGAGAGGGGAAAGTTGTTTTACGCGCCCGCTCTGACTGGCAGCGGTTTCTGGCAAACCGTTTGATGTACGGCGATCGCTATGATTGGCATACCTTAGAAGGTCCCAGTGTCCGCAAACATGGCGATCTCTACTACTGCTTTTACAGTGGTGGGTGCTGGGAAACGGAAAACTACGGTGTCGATTATGGTGTTGCAGATAGCGTCATGGGTCCCTACTCCGATGAAGGGAATGAAGCGGGTCCCCGCGTATTGAAAACTGTTGTCGATCGGGTTCTCGGTCCCGGTCATAACTCGATCGTTGTCGGTCCCGATGGTAAAACTGATTACATCGCTTACCATGCTTGGGACACGGGCAGGTCAGCGCGGCGAATGTGCTTAGATAAATTGATTTGGACGGCGGATGGCCCGCGCTGTGAGGGTCCCACCTGGACATCGCAGACTATCTAACAGCGAATAGCGATCGCGCTTGCCGAAACCGTAGCAATTCGAGCGACTTACGTCCGACTGCCGGCGGCAAGATGTCAAGTGCGATCGCTATTGAGGAGTGTCATGTATACGGGCAATTCTCTGGAAAGATTTTTAGCCTAGAATCCAGGTTACAGAAATTGGCGACCGTCCTTCTTTTCACCAAAATCAGCGAAGAACCTTAGCCACTATGCCACCTGATCGGGAACTTTGGGTAACTTGATGATAAAGCTTGTTCCCTTGCCTTCAGCGCTTTCAACTTCAATCGTCCCTTCATGTGCTTCAGTAATACTCTTTACCAAAAATAATCCTAGTCCCCATCCCGTTTGCTCCTCAGCAGAGATAGTTCGACGAAATTGTTGAAATAGGATTGATTGAGCGTCTAGGCTAATCGGATCGCCTTCATTATGGATAGTAAGGCTGATCTGCGTTTCAGTTTGCTGAAGCGTGAGTGTAATCGGCGTGCCAGACGCCCCATATTTCACAGCGTTAACTGCTAAGTTTTCAATCACCCGCCGTATTTCTTTACGGCTGCAATAACTCCTGATATCAGAATCACAAACCACAACAAACCGATCTCCATAAGCGAAGCTCAAATCCTCTACTACCTCTTGAACTAGCACCTCTAAATCGCATTCTTCAAATTCAATCTTTAAACTCTGCCCTGTCCGCAGCCGACTTGCATCAAGCAGATTTTGAATCATCGAATCCAGCCGATTGATTGCATTGAGCATCCTCGCGGCTATATCCACGTGGCTATCTCCTCGTTCCACCCGACGCAGAGTCAGTTGAGTTCCCATTTTTACAACATTAAGGGGGCCTCTGAGGTCGTGAGTTAGCGTCACCATAAATAGCTCTTGAATATCTCGCAGCGTCTCGGAGAATTGAGTGGCAGCGTCATTAACGGCTTGCTCGATGGAGTCGATAATGATGTCTCGTTCCCTCACGTCTAAAGGTGCTTCTTCCTCTAAAACTTGAAAGATGACTTGACGAAGGATGTGGTACTCGAAAATGAGTTGAGTCATGGAGTAGTCGGCATAACCGGCCCGCTCATGCCCATGCTTCTTGCCAATCCGAGTGCTTTCTACCTTGTCGGCTGCGATTCGGGCAGGTGTCCTGTCAATTCTGTTTGAGAGTTCATCTACCAGTTGGTTTAAGTACAGAGGTAGCGAATTTCGTAAAACAAGAGACTCATGATGCATTGATGCTTTGACTTCATCACGCGCCCGCTCCTCCCACAGATGCATAATTCTTTCAGCATTTTGCTTAAGACGGTCAGACGCTTGATTAGACATCGTTCTTGATTCTCTGCATGCGTGCAGGTAAGGGAAAGTTTCCAAGATGTGGGTTTGATTGAGTTTGAGCAGGTTCGGGCAGCAAGCAACAGAAGTTGCAATGCCTCTGTATACCCCGTCAAGTAGCAGACAAGGTTAAATTACCAAAGATTGTAAGTAGTTTGGACAAGCAGCAGAAAGATATAATTGTAGCGAACTGCAAACCCAAACGCTTCAAACCGCTTTCCAATACAAAACTGAAACTACATTAAATTGCAAATAAAAGGTTAGTCTAAACCCCCATAGCTGCAAATCAAATCACATTATCTGTAAACCGACTGCAAACATAATTTTGAAACCACATTATCTACCAATAGCTTTGGGGTAAGCGAAAAAAAACTGCTCAAGGATTATTTTTAACTACTACAGTCCGATTTATACCACTTCATTCGGGCATATATGTCTGGTCAACAAGTCCTTTTAATTCGGATACTTTTGGTAATATATTGTAAAAACTAGCGTTGGTCAATCAAACTGCTACTTGATGAAGAGGAACTTGATGCACAAAAGAAACCAGTAATGCAATTTTCTGATCGCTTTAGTGTGTATCTCTCTCAGAGTACAATTATGTCGGTTTCGTTTCCTGACGATGAGATTTAACCCCTCACTACATTAAACGGCTGGATGAAAGCGCTTGACGTATCGGAGTTGACAATTCTTAATGGGTCTGGAGCGTTATGGGTATACGCGCGATCGCCCTAGCCCAAAAACAGATTCCTGAGTTCTGGCTGTCATCCCTATAGCTAAGCCTAAACGTATCGAGAAATGGCATCAACGCCTCCATCTCCTGGGGAGGTACTGCCATTCTCACTACAATTCGCCCGTAATCGGCGCTGTTGTTGCAGTAGCGACTTCAGTTCTTGTCAAACCCATCTCCCGGCTGATTTCGGTAGTTAGAAAGGTTTTATTTATACTTAGTATAAAAATTTCCTATATCTTTTTAGCGGCTCAATTGCCATACAGTGGTTCTACGCATCAGATGTTGCGTAGAACCACTGTGTCACTTCAGTCATGATTAAAACCTTTTTCAAATTCTTGGTTATCCAGGATGGGGAGTAGATATGGATACAAGCCTGATCGTTTCTAATATCCTAAATCCACCAATCCTATTCTTCTTTCTAGGTATGGTGGCAGTTTTTGTTAAATCGGATCTGGAAATTCCGGCTCCTTTCCCCAAGTTACTGTCACTTTATCTACTATTTTCTATTGGCTTTAAGGGAGGAGTAGAACTGATTAAAAGCGGCTTAACCCAGGAAGTGATATTCACCATGCTGGCAGCCGTATTGATGGCGTGTGCCGTCCCGATCTATACCTTTTTTATCCTGAAGCTGAAGCTGGATATCTACGATGCAGCAGCGATCGCCGCGACTTATGGCTCCATCAGTGCCGTAACTTTTATCACGGCAGGAGCTTTTTTGACCGAGTTGGGGATTGATTATGATGGTTATATGGTTGCAGCCCTAGCGCTTATGGAATCTCCGGCTATCATCGTCGGGCTGATTCTGGTCAATCTATTCACACCCAGCCAGGGAGATCGGGACTTTTCCTGGCCCGAAGTGTTGCAAGAAGCCTTCCTGAATAGCTCCGTATTTCTGCTGGTTGGTAGCCTGATCATCGGAGTCCTAACTGGAGAACGCGGTTGGCACACTTTAGAACCCTTTACTCAGGGATTGTTCTACGGTATCCTGACCTTCTTTTTGCTCGACATGGGGTTGGTTGCAGCTAGAAGGATTAAGGACTTGCAAAAAACGGGCGTTTTTCTCATTTCTTTTGCAATACTAATCCCAATCCTCAATGCAGGCATTGGAATTTTGATTGCAAAATTCATCGGAATGCCCAAGGGGGACGCGCTCTTATTTGCGGTACTTTGTGCAAGTGCTTCTTATATTGCTGTTCCCGCCGCTATGCGTTTAACGGTTCCTGAAGCGAATCCTAGCTTGTACGTTTCTACCGCACTAGCTGTAACGTTTCCTTTCAACATCATTGTCGGAATTCCCGTATATCTGTACGGCATTGAGATGCTTTGGAGATAACATCATGCATTCAGTTAAACGAATAGAAGTCATTGCAAATTCAGTTGAACTTGGCAAAATTTTAGACAGTTTAAAAAAATCAGGTGTAACCGGGCACCTAGTTATCCGAAATGTTGCCGGACAGGGGCTTAGAGGGGGTTCTGAAGATTTAGATATGACGATGCTGGATAATGTCTATGTCATCGCATTTTGTGCGCCAGAAAAACTTAAAGGTGCTGTGGAAATTATTCGACCAATCCTCAACAAGTTTGGAGGCAGTTGTTACATTTCTGATGCGATGGAAATTCGCTCGACGAGATGCGTTGCTTCATTGTAAGGCGGCTGTTTCTATCTTCTGTGAAATCTGAAGAAACTAAAAAACAAAAATAAAGTCTAGCTTCGGCTTTGAACTTTGAATCGTTTATTCTGCAACTTTTACTTCTTCAATAGCGATGAATCAAAACAATGGGTTGATGGGGCGGCGCAATTTCTTGAATTTAACGGGAACTGGCGGAATAGCACTGATGGCTGCTGTGACAGGAAGTGCATTCTGGGGTGTGCAAGCAAATCGAGCGATCGCAGCGACCGTTGAGCCTCCCAGCCCTGATGCCGCCCTAAAACGGTTGATGGAGGGCAATCAACGGTTTGTGCAACACAAGGCTAAACATCCCGATCAATCAGAGGCACGGGTTAAAGAAATTGCCCAAGCACAACACCCTTTTGCAACGCTGCTAACCTGCGCGGATTCGCGGGTATCTGCGGAAATTTTGTTTGACGAAGGACTCGGTGACTTATTTGATATCCGGGTTGCCGGAAATATTGTGACTCCAGAAGTGCTTGGCAGTTTGGAATACGCTGTCGCTATCCTCGGTACTCCTGTGATTATGGTTTTAGGTCACGAACGCTGTGGTGCTGTCACTGCCGCAGTCCAGGGGGAACGTCTCCCTGGAAGCATGAATTCTTTTGTTAAAGCCATCAAACCTGCGATCGCTAAGACAAAAGATGAATCAGGCGATCCGGTTGATAACGCTGTAG encodes the following:
- a CDS encoding type II toxin-antitoxin system Phd/YefM family antitoxin — encoded protein: MLTVTIEEIQRDIATYVHQVEAGETLIVMEAGKPVAEIRPISPTVKQLRPFALCAGEFTVPDDFDTPLPKDILTAFEGT
- a CDS encoding phytanoyl-CoA dioxygenase family protein, with product MIQTTDTAKFSTTDLNRFAEELNRDGICVIRGLFDRRLIEEWGDAFNELFQKRQNQPGGLAPREQARFYLTFPWVAPFANVDVFANPVILGILNRVFYQEYKMVQLGADIPVQGSDYQEIHRDFRPLFSDQIVTPLYALAVNFPLVEVTADNGPFQMARGTHVLPREEGLVKVAAGEIPMESFYMQPGDVMIRSPLALHRGSPNRTNTPRPMVVMGYVMHWLHTAKVDLTVQRDYYESLPEEIRELLRCQVVEQLPENKVETYVNFKY
- a CDS encoding glycoside hydrolase family 43 protein, coding for MSQFEPTPEEFPSKRTYTNPVYNGYFADPFVWEHEGVYYAIGTGAAEAEGEVDEIGKQRVFPLLRSEDFVSWEFAGNALLRPDAALGDNYWAPEVAYCDRKFYLYYSVGHEDKRHQLRVATSDRPLGPYQDIGEPLIDPESCSFAIDPHAFRDDDGQWYLFYARDFLDTEGGVRAGTALMVDRLIGMTKLAGEGKVVLRARSDWQRFLANRLMYGDRYDWHTLEGPSVRKHGDLYYCFYSGGCWETENYGVDYGVADSVMGPYSDEGNEAGPRVLKTVVDRVLGPGHNSIVVGPDGKTDYIAYHAWDTGRSARRMCLDKLIWTADGPRCEGPTWTSQTI
- a CDS encoding HAMP domain-containing sensor histidine kinase, whose protein sequence is MSNQASDRLKQNAERIMHLWEERARDEVKASMHHESLVLRNSLPLYLNQLVDELSNRIDRTPARIAADKVESTRIGKKHGHERAGYADYSMTQLIFEYHILRQVIFQVLEEEAPLDVRERDIIIDSIEQAVNDAATQFSETLRDIQELFMVTLTHDLRGPLNVVKMGTQLTLRRVERGDSHVDIAARMLNAINRLDSMIQNLLDASRLRTGQSLKIEFEECDLEVLVQEVVEDLSFAYGDRFVVVCDSDIRSYCSRKEIRRVIENLAVNAVKYGASGTPITLTLQQTETQISLTIHNEGDPISLDAQSILFQQFRRTISAEEQTGWGLGLFLVKSITEAHEGTIEVESAEGKGTSFIIKLPKVPDQVA
- a CDS encoding sodium-dependent bicarbonate transport family permease is translated as MDTSLIVSNILNPPILFFFLGMVAVFVKSDLEIPAPFPKLLSLYLLFSIGFKGGVELIKSGLTQEVIFTMLAAVLMACAVPIYTFFILKLKLDIYDAAAIAATYGSISAVTFITAGAFLTELGIDYDGYMVAALALMESPAIIVGLILVNLFTPSQGDRDFSWPEVLQEAFLNSSVFLLVGSLIIGVLTGERGWHTLEPFTQGLFYGILTFFLLDMGLVAARRIKDLQKTGVFLISFAILIPILNAGIGILIAKFIGMPKGDALLFAVLCASASYIAVPAAMRLTVPEANPSLYVSTALAVTFPFNIIVGIPVYLYGIEMLWR
- a CDS encoding P-II family nitrogen regulator, with amino-acid sequence MHSVKRIEVIANSVELGKILDSLKKSGVTGHLVIRNVAGQGLRGGSEDLDMTMLDNVYVIAFCAPEKLKGAVEIIRPILNKFGGSCYISDAMEIRSTRCVASL
- a CDS encoding carbonic anhydrase, yielding MNQNNGLMGRRNFLNLTGTGGIALMAAVTGSAFWGVQANRAIAATVEPPSPDAALKRLMEGNQRFVQHKAKHPDQSEARVKEIAQAQHPFATLLTCADSRVSAEILFDEGLGDLFDIRVAGNIVTPEVLGSLEYAVAILGTPVIMVLGHERCGAVTAAVQGERLPGSMNSFVKAIKPAIAKTKDESGDPVDNAVVANVRYQIEKLKQNSTIVSERLLDDKLKIVGGRYDLDTGKVTLI